One Longimicrobium terrae genomic window, CGTGGGATGAGGGAAGCGGAACCATCCATATCGAACCCAAGACGCTCGTTTTGGCCTTGTCAGGCGATTACTATGAGCTTGCCGCTACGGCCTTGCACGAGGCGGGGCATGAACTGGGCTACCGCCACCCTCTCGGTTCGCACCAAGTGGGAAATTATCTGATCTACATGGACTATCCTTTCGACCTGCTCAACCCCGGAGAGAACTCGTGCTTGAAAAGTCGCTGATCCTGTTCATCGTGGCATTGCTGGCAGGCCACAGCGGCTCTTTGAGCGGTCAGGGCCAAAGCGAATACCGCGCGGACAAGCTCGATGCAGTTTCAGCCAGCATGCGGGCGCGTCTGGACATGATGGATGATCCTGTTCCGTTCGACGCATGCACCGTCTACGAGCAGGGCGGCAGACCGGACAGTCTGATTTCGCGTCTTTCCCCGGGGCTTCGAGAGTTCCTGGACCGGCCAGTCAATCAACCGTGCGCGGTGCCCGCCCCCGTATCACGGCCCGGCAACTCGCGCAGCGTGGCGGTGGATTCTCTGGTGCTGGGCGATTCCACGGGTTCAGTGTACCTCACCGTCCAGCGCGGAGAATGGATGTATCGCGAGCGCCATGACCTCATGCTGACGGCGAATGGACGCCGCTGGGCGCTCCGCGGCGTGCAAGTGTATCCCGGCACGCGGATCACTCCGTCGCACTGATCTGCAGCCCGAGCGCCGGTTGCGGCCTGTGGAGATCATCCAAAATCAGATTGCCACCATGTCTCGAACGTCGGGCGTTCTCCTTATCCTGCTGCTCTTCGGAGCCGGCGCTGCTCCCATGCCCGCCAGCGCGCAGCACGCCGGATCCAGGCTGGAAGCGATCCGCACGGTGATGTCGGCAAGGGCGGGGCAGATGGGCGATCTGCTGCCCTTCGATGCATGCAGCGTGTACGAGCAGGCCGGCCGGCCCGTCGCGATGATCGACAGCATCCGGTTCATCGCTCGCGATCTGCTGGACCGCCCGGTGAACGACCCCTGCGCGCAGGAGCCCGCCCCGTCGCGGCCAGGGCGCAACCGCTTCGTTCGCGTGGAATCGGTGGTGGTGACGGATTCAGTAGCGTATGTGGACCTCGCGGTCATCCGCGGCGAGTGGAGCTACCGCGAGCGGCATACGCCTCCGGCGTTGCGCGGTGGCGGTGGTTGGGGCTGGCGTGAGGCGCGCGTATTTGCTGGACTGCAGGGTTTTCCCGGCACGCGCGCGCCGGACTGAACTCCATCGCACCTGCCGTTTCCTACCTGCGCCCTCCCCGCAACGGGAGGGCGCGCTGTGTTTCGGCGGATGGCGGCGGCCCGGTGCAGCTGGCCGGAACAGGCGTCGTCTGATCCGGTTCGCATCTTGCCACACGGTCCGGGGCTGGCCGGCCGGGAGCCGAGCGGCGCTAACTCGCGGATGCGGGGGCACATGGCGGGATTGGAAGGCCTGCTCACCGGCCACACGCTGGTGAAGCGCTACACCATCGAGCAGGTGATTGGCCGCGGCGGGTTCGCCGTGGTCTACCAGGCGCTGGACAAGCGGCTGAACCGGCCCGTGGCCGTAAAGGTCATTACGCTCACCGCGGTGGACGAGGGGCTGCGCGAGCAGATGCGCGAGCGCCTGCAGAAGGAGGCGCGCGCGGCCGCCAGCCTGCCGCACCATCCCAACCTGGTGACGGTGCACGACGTGGGCACCGATCCGCAGCTGGGGCTGGACTTTCTGGTGATGGAAATGCTCTGGGGCCAGAACCTGTCCCAGTACTTCACCCATCACGGCCGCCCCAACCTGCACGATGGCCTGCGCATCCTGCGCGACGCGGCGGAGGGCCTCGCCATCGGTCACCGCGCCGGCCTCATCCACCGCGACGTCAAGCCGGCCAACATCTTTCTGGCCGAGCCCGCCTCGGACGACGAGCCCACGCGCGTGTGCCTGCTGGACTACGGGATCGCGCAGGCCGTGGAAGACGACGCCACCGTAACGCGGGGCGCCAACACGCCGCTTTCCCCGGCCTACGCCAGCCCCGAGCAGCTGGCCGGCGCGCGCGACCTGACCGCCGCCACGGACGTGTTCAGCCTGGGCGTGGTGGGATACCAGCTGCTCACCAACGAGCGGCCGTTCGCCACCAAGGCCGGCGAGGCGCCCACCTCGTGGACGGTGCGCCGCCCCATCCGCGCCTTCAACTCGCGCGTCCCCGCCGCGGTGGAAGCGGTGCTGATGCGGGCAATGTCGGAGTCGCCGGCGGACCGGTATCCGGACGCCGCCGCCTTTGCCGAAGCGCTGGATGCGGCCCAGCGTCCGGATGACGTCACCGCCGTTGCGCCCGCGCCGGCCATCGTGGCGCCCGTGGCGGCTTCCGCGCCTCCAGTCGACATCCAGCCCGTGGCCGCGCCGCCGGCCGACGACGTGACTGCGCTGGCTCCCGCGCCGCCGCCCATCCGCGAGGAAGCCCCTCGCAGGCCGGTCCCCGCGGCCGTGTCGTCGCCGCGCGCCATGCCGCCGCTGCGTCCAGCCGCGCCCGCGCGTAAGGGCGGAAGCGGGTTGATCATCGGCATCGTGCTGGCGCTGCTGGTGGGTGCGGGCGCCATGTGGGCCATGTTCGGCCGGGGCGATGGGGATGAACAGCAGGCGGCGGATCGCCCCGCGCGCGACACCGCGGCGGTCACGCAGCCCGCCGATCCGTCGCCCACGGACGTGACGGGAACGATGACGGTGGATTCCGCCGCGGTGGACGTTCCGCCGGTCAGCACGGGCGAGCCGTCCGCCACGGAGACGGAGCCGGGGATCGCCACGGGCGTGAACCCCACCTTTCCCGCCGTGGAGCCGTCGCCGTCCGCGCCGCGGCCCAGCGCGCCCGTGAGCCGTCCCGCGCCCTCGCAGCCGGCCGCGACGCGTCCGCAGCCGGCGACGCCCGCGCAGCCCCAGCCGCGTCCCACGACCCCGGCGCCGCGTCCCACGACGCCCACGCAGCCGCGCCCGCGTCCTACGACGCCGGTGGAGCGCGAGCCGGAGCCCACGCCGCCGCCGGCCCAGCCGCAGCCCGAGCCGCCCGAGCCGCAGCCGCCGGTGCCGCAGCCGTCGCCGCCGGTGTACACGCCCATCCCGGCGCCCACGCCGCGAACCGAACCGGTGGACACCATCTTCTTTCCGTCCACTCCGCCAAACGGAACGCGCGGCAGGTAAGCGATCGGTTGATGGCGGATGATGGTTGATGGATGACGAGAAGCCCCACGTGATGCCTGATGGCTCGCGTGGGGCTTCGTCGTGTCCTCATCCACCGCCCGTTCCTTACCGCGCGTGGCGGATTCCGGATCGATGGTGGCGCCTGGTGTATCGCGCGTATGGAGATGATGATTGCGCGCAGGCACTCCTGAGCGAATGAATCCACCGCTCGGACAGCGGTAAGCCCCGACACCGGCTCCTGGCGCATCCGGTTCGGGGCTTCAACTGCATTCGGAATCCGCACGATGGTTTGGGCCCCAGTCCGCGAAGGCGGACTTCGTGCCTTTCCAGCGCGAATTCACTTGCTCCTGGACAGGCGGACGTGCCGCGGACCGCCACCCGCACCGATGCCGCCCCCACAGTCCGCGCAGGCGGACTTTGCGCCGTTGTTGCCGCGGCTTCAGCCGCCCGAGCTCTTTTCCGCCACGGGCAGCCGTTCCATCCGGATCGCATAATCCTGGAATCCCACGGATTTCCAGAAGTGATGCCCGCCCCCGTTGCTGGCCAGCACGTCCAGCGTCACCCGCGCGCTCGGCGGGATGATTTCCGCCATCAGCAGTGCAATCGCTCGCTTGCCCACGCCGCCGCCGCGGTGCTCGCGCAGCACAAAGAAGTGGCGGATGAACGCCGAGTCGTCCTCGTCATCCACGCTCACCAGCGAGTACGCCACCGTCTGTCCGTTTTCGATGAACAGGGTGGCCTGATAATCACCCTCTTCCAGCCAGCGGCGCATCCGTGCCTCCAGCCGCTCCATCGACATTCCGCCGCCGTCCCACTCGTCCTCGATCAGCTGCCGGTTGATGTCGGCCAGCAGCGGTACGTCTGCATCAACCGCCTTGCGATATTCCATCAGGTCTCGTTTCTGTCGAAAAAAGGACCGCGTTCCCCGCGAGACGATTCCCGTCCCGCCACAGAACGCGGTGCTGCAGCCATCAATCCTCGCGCGCATCGCTGACGTAAAATCTATCCCCGTCTGATACGCGGGCGGACAATCTAACGCATCCCGGCCAGGATCTCTTCGATGGCGCCGAGCGCGTGGTCCACCTGTGCATCCGTCATCACGAATGGCGGAGAAAGGGAGAGCACGTTGCCGTGAATTCCGCCGCCGAGCAGCAGCAGCCCGCGGCGCAGCCCTTCCACCATCAGCCGGCCGGACAGCTCCGGCGCGGGCGCGCGGGAGGTCCGGTCGCGCACCATCTCCACACCGATCATCATCCCCCGGCCGCGCACCTCTCCGATGTGCGGGTGGTCCGCGCCGATCTCCGCCAGCCGCGCCCGCATCCGCTCGCCGACTGCCGCGCTGCGTTCCACCAGGCCCTCGTCGCGCAGCACGGAGATGGCGGCAAGTGCGGCGGCGCATCCCACCGGGTGGCCCAGAAAGGTGGAGGTGTGGATGGCCTCTCCGCCTGACTTCGGCCACGCCTGCATCACCGCGTCCGTACCGGTGCAGGCGGCAAACGGAAATCCGCCCGTCAGCCCTTTTCCCACGAGCATCAGGTCCGGCACCACGCCCCAGTGCTCGCACGCGAACCACTTTCCCGTGCGCCCGAATCCGGTGTAGACCTCGTCCAAGATGAGCAGCAGCCCGCGCTCGTCGCAGATCTGGCGCAATCCGGGAAGGAACGCGTCCGGCGGAACGATGTCGCCGCCGCGCGCCTGAATCGGCTCCACCAGGATTGCGCCGATCCCCTCGTGCGCGGTCCCCGGCGTGTCCAGCACGTGGCGGATGTACCGCAGCGTCTGCTCTCCGATCGCGTCCGCATCCCCATCAAACGGCGAGCGGTAAGCATACGGGTACGGCACGAACACCGTCCCCGAGCCCAGCTGTGCCTGAAAAGGTGCGCGGAAATCTTCCCGCCCGCTTACCGACAGCGCGCGGTACGTCAGCCCGTGGTAGCTGCCGTGAAAAGCCAGCACGCGCGGCTTTCCCGTGGCCATCACGGCCGTCTTGAGCGCCGCTTCCACCGCTTCCGCGCCGGAGTTGGCGAGAATGCTCCGGTTCAGCCCGCCGGGCGCCACCTCGGCCAGCGCGCGCAGCAGATCCACCTTGATGGCCGGCGGATGCACGTCGCCCATCCCGTGCAGCAGCCTTCCCGCCTGCGTCTGGATGGCGGAAACTACGCGTGGATGCCCGTGCCCGATTCCCGTCACCGCGAACGCGGAGGTGAGGTCGAGGAACACGTTTCCATCCACGTCGCGCACATTGGAGCCGCGTGCTTCATCCCAGAAAACCGGGAAGTCGTCGGCCAGGTACGTGACGTTGGGCGATTCCCATCGCGCCAGCTCCGCCGCAAGCTCGCGCGAACGCGGCCCCGGCGGCGGCACGGGAACGGAGGGCAGGGCGGTTCCGGACAGCGTTTCGATCACGTGCGTGGGGGTCAGGTCAGAAGCTTCAATACATATCGCGATCGTGATACACAATGATAACTGACTTAGCCACGCCGCGCAGTGCAGTGTGATCTCTGAATCCCGTGCTGCTGACGATCAGTAAACTGCTATCACGCGGAGGACGCGGGGGTGGCGGAGGGGCGCGGGGGAACTGCGGGGGGATGTGCGACGCCCCGAACACCGGGCGGGCGTTCGAGGCGTCGGGGCGGATAAGAACGCGGGATCAGCGCTTGAGCATCACACGCGCGGCGTTGCGGCCGGAGGCACCAAAGACGCCACCACCGGGATGCGTGCTCGCGCCGGTCAGGTACAGGCCCGGAATGGGCGTGCGGTAGCCGGAAAGGGCAGGCGAGGGGCGAAAGGTGAACATCTGGTCCAGCGACATCTCCAGATGCATCACGTTGCCGTTGTACAGCCCCAGTTCGCGTTCCAGGTCTGGCGGGGACTGGATGTACACCTGCTCCAGGCACGCCGGTACGTTGGGCGCGAACCGTCCTACGGTCTTCAGGATGTCGGCGGCCGCGCGGCGGCGGGTTTCGTCATCCCATTTGCCGTCGCTGGCGAGCGCGTACGGATGATACTGTGCCCACGCGAACAGCAGGTGCTTACCGTCCGGTACAATGCTGCGGTCCACGGCGGACCAGGTCATCGCCACCACCGCGGGGTCGCGAGGAAGCTCGCCCCGCAGGTAGTCGGCGTACGCGTGATCCAGGAACGGCGCGGGGGGACAGAGCAGCTGCAGTCCCTGGTGCATCGGCCCGGGCGAGCCGTCCGCGGGGGCGCCGGCGTACGCGGGAAGCTCGGAGGTCACGCAGCGCAGGATCATCCCGAACCCGTTGCCGATGCGCAGGTTGGCCACCCGCTCCCGCAGCGGCGCGGCTTCCGGCGCGTCCGCCAGCAGCCGCCCGAACGTGGTCGCCACGTGGCAGCCGGCCAGCACCGAACGCGCTCGTACAACACGGCCCGGCCCGTTATCCGCCACCGGCGCGCCGAGCGGCAGTCCGTCTTCCGCCCGGTCGCCGATCTCCACGCCCGCCGCGCGTCCACTTTGCACGATGATCCGCCGCACCGGCGCGGATGTGTGCACCTCGCCACCGTGCGCGCGAATGTGCGCCACCAGCGCCTGCGTGAGCGCTCCAGACCCGCCAACCGCCCGTTTTACGCCGCTGTCGTGATACAGCGGCTGCCATCCGGCGAGCGGCGCACTCCCCAGTTCCGTCGGGGGCGGACCGCTCTGCGCGGCGATCCACTCGATGGCGGCGCGCACGGCGGGGTGCTCAAATGTCGTATTCAGAAGCTGCCGGTACGAGCCCAGAATATCCTGCAGCTTTTCCGCGCCGCCGCGCGCGAATCCACCGCCCGTCCCCATGGTCCACGCCAGCCGCCCGGCCGTGGGCGCGCCCAGGAACGCGCGCAGAACCGCCTCGCTGATGGGCCGCCAGTCATCCAGAAACCGCCGGTACGCGACCGCATCCCTCGGCGAAATGGCGGCAATGGAATCGCACGTACGCCCCACATCCTTGTGAAAGTAGATGGCGCGCCCGTCCTCCAGCGGATAGTACGCCCACGGATCGCAGTCCACATAGCGCAGCCCGTACCGCTCCAGTTCCAGTTCCTGCAGGATGGGCGTAAGGTGGATGAGGATGTGCGCCGACGAG contains:
- a CDS encoding serine/threonine-protein kinase encodes the protein MAGLEGLLTGHTLVKRYTIEQVIGRGGFAVVYQALDKRLNRPVAVKVITLTAVDEGLREQMRERLQKEARAAASLPHHPNLVTVHDVGTDPQLGLDFLVMEMLWGQNLSQYFTHHGRPNLHDGLRILRDAAEGLAIGHRAGLIHRDVKPANIFLAEPASDDEPTRVCLLDYGIAQAVEDDATVTRGANTPLSPAYASPEQLAGARDLTAATDVFSLGVVGYQLLTNERPFATKAGEAPTSWTVRRPIRAFNSRVPAAVEAVLMRAMSESPADRYPDAAAFAEALDAAQRPDDVTAVAPAPAIVAPVAASAPPVDIQPVAAPPADDVTALAPAPPPIREEAPRRPVPAAVSSPRAMPPLRPAAPARKGGSGLIIGIVLALLVGAGAMWAMFGRGDGDEQQAADRPARDTAAVTQPADPSPTDVTGTMTVDSAAVDVPPVSTGEPSATETEPGIATGVNPTFPAVEPSPSAPRPSAPVSRPAPSQPAATRPQPATPAQPQPRPTTPAPRPTTPTQPRPRPTTPVEREPEPTPPPAQPQPEPPEPQPPVPQPSPPVYTPIPAPTPRTEPVDTIFFPSTPPNGTRGR
- a CDS encoding GNAT family N-acetyltransferase; translation: MEYRKAVDADVPLLADINRQLIEDEWDGGGMSMERLEARMRRWLEEGDYQATLFIENGQTVAYSLVSVDDEDDSAFIRHFFVLREHRGGGVGKRAIALLMAEIIPPSARVTLDVLASNGGGHHFWKSVGFQDYAIRMERLPVAEKSSGG
- a CDS encoding aminotransferase class III-fold pyridoxal phosphate-dependent enzyme, with the translated sequence MIETLSGTALPSVPVPPPGPRSRELAAELARWESPNVTYLADDFPVFWDEARGSNVRDVDGNVFLDLTSAFAVTGIGHGHPRVVSAIQTQAGRLLHGMGDVHPPAIKVDLLRALAEVAPGGLNRSILANSGAEAVEAALKTAVMATGKPRVLAFHGSYHGLTYRALSVSGREDFRAPFQAQLGSGTVFVPYPYAYRSPFDGDADAIGEQTLRYIRHVLDTPGTAHEGIGAILVEPIQARGGDIVPPDAFLPGLRQICDERGLLLILDEVYTGFGRTGKWFACEHWGVVPDLMLVGKGLTGGFPFAACTGTDAVMQAWPKSGGEAIHTSTFLGHPVGCAAALAAISVLRDEGLVERSAAVGERMRARLAEIGADHPHIGEVRGRGMMIGVEMVRDRTSRAPAPELSGRLMVEGLRRGLLLLGGGIHGNVLSLSPPFVMTDAQVDHALGAIEEILAGMR
- a CDS encoding phytoene desaturase family protein — encoded protein: MSILDVAVVGSGHNALIAAAYLAQAGRSVAVFERAPRPGGAVQTRDDIFDGYRIDVGSSAHILIHLTPILQELELERYGLRYVDCDPWAYYPLEDGRAIYFHKDVGRTCDSIAAISPRDAVAYRRFLDDWRPISEAVLRAFLGAPTAGRLAWTMGTGGGFARGGAEKLQDILGSYRQLLNTTFEHPAVRAAIEWIAAQSGPPPTELGSAPLAGWQPLYHDSGVKRAVGGSGALTQALVAHIRAHGGEVHTSAPVRRIIVQSGRAAGVEIGDRAEDGLPLGAPVADNGPGRVVRARSVLAGCHVATTFGRLLADAPEAAPLRERVANLRIGNGFGMILRCVTSELPAYAGAPADGSPGPMHQGLQLLCPPAPFLDHAYADYLRGELPRDPAVVAMTWSAVDRSIVPDGKHLLFAWAQYHPYALASDGKWDDETRRRAAADILKTVGRFAPNVPACLEQVYIQSPPDLERELGLYNGNVMHLEMSLDQMFTFRPSPALSGYRTPIPGLYLTGASTHPGGGVFGASGRNAARVMLKR